In one window of Niallia sp. Man26 DNA:
- a CDS encoding VOC family protein, with translation MNYILDHVGIAVRSIDDALPFYLDVLNGSLEDRYTSDAKGVEVHVAVVKTADKVIELLEPTTKESPMARFIKQRGKGVHHLAYRVDNLDDAIQEARQKGIRFLEDTRRVNLRGRRLIYLNPASTNGTLIELCDYLNS, from the coding sequence TTGAATTATATTTTAGATCATGTCGGAATTGCTGTACGTAGCATAGACGATGCATTGCCTTTTTACCTGGATGTATTAAACGGAAGCCTGGAGGACCGTTACACAAGTGACGCCAAAGGAGTGGAGGTGCATGTCGCAGTAGTCAAAACCGCAGACAAAGTCATTGAATTACTAGAACCGACAACAAAGGAATCGCCAATGGCACGTTTTATAAAGCAGCGAGGCAAAGGGGTGCATCACCTTGCATATCGTGTCGATAACCTAGATGATGCCATCCAAGAAGCACGTCAAAAAGGCATCCGTTTTCTGGAGGATACACGGAGAGTAAACTTACGAGGAAGACGGCTAATCTATCTGAACCCAGCTTCGACGAATGGAACATTAATTGAGCTGTGTGATTATTTAAATAGTTAA
- a CDS encoding helix-turn-helix domain-containing protein: protein MVNKADALIHPVRIKISQALMRSGENGLTPLEMVKMIKDVPQATLYRHIQVLLDAGIIRIVKEKKVRSVVEKYYALNGEEAKLSPSEWKETSKDDKITYFSYYQLFLLNQYQSYLTKSEENGNAEDPTFSFVEMKLDTQTFHGFQQELNELMVKYYNTSLKNDNSEPTRTVAVTIIPES, encoded by the coding sequence ATGGTAAATAAAGCGGATGCATTAATACACCCAGTAAGAATCAAAATTTCACAGGCTTTAATGAGAAGTGGTGAAAATGGATTAACACCGTTAGAGATGGTGAAAATGATTAAAGACGTGCCTCAGGCAACGCTGTACCGGCATATTCAAGTATTGCTGGATGCAGGAATTATTCGAATTGTGAAGGAAAAAAAAGTCCGATCTGTCGTAGAAAAATATTATGCATTAAACGGAGAGGAAGCAAAATTAAGTCCAAGTGAATGGAAAGAAACTTCTAAGGATGACAAGATAACTTATTTTTCTTACTATCAGCTCTTCCTCCTAAATCAATATCAGAGCTATTTAACAAAATCAGAGGAAAATGGCAATGCGGAGGATCCGACCTTTTCTTTTGTCGAAATGAAGCTTGATACACAGACCTTTCATGGATTTCAACAAGAACTCAATGAATTAATGGTTAAATACTATAACACCTCATTAAAAAACGATAATAGTGAACCTACTCGCACTGTAGCTGTTACAATCATACCAGAATCTTAA
- a CDS encoding PLD nuclease N-terminal domain-containing protein has translation MNLHYGLNDIKDFDFFSILPIVLPFVFINFILIAIALIDLYRNRENQQHLLIWTLLIIFINLFGPILYFVLSRKETNRV, from the coding sequence TTGAATCTTCATTATGGATTAAATGATATAAAGGATTTTGATTTTTTCTCGATTTTGCCTATTGTATTGCCGTTCGTTTTTATAAACTTTATCCTAATTGCTATTGCCTTAATCGATTTATATCGTAACCGAGAAAACCAGCAACATTTATTAATTTGGACACTACTCATTATATTTATTAACCTATTCGGTCCAATCCTTTATTTTGTATTAAGTAGAAAGGAGACTAACAGAGTATGA
- a CDS encoding ABC transporter ATP-binding protein encodes MKLEIKNITKNFNNKTAVHNFSMEVQAGECVGLIGPNGAGKSTLIKIISDIIHPSSGAVFLNGKKITDMKKEIGYLPQYPNFFPWMTAFETLMFMGELSGMKKESLKKEIPLLLTKVGLKEDSNARVRTFSGGMKQRLGIAQALLHKPSLIVMDEPVSSLDPIGRREVINIIQAIKKDTTILLSTHILNDAEDICERFVIIKDGQKIEDTKKEALLNKHSRNSILMEITSASLSWLEIVKGLDYVKGAEAVGTTVKIEVDNILVNKNMLLASALENNVDILKFEIDNDTLEEIFLKLVV; translated from the coding sequence ATGAAATTAGAAATAAAAAATATAACAAAGAATTTTAATAACAAAACAGCTGTCCATAACTTTTCTATGGAAGTGCAAGCTGGGGAATGTGTGGGTTTAATCGGGCCAAACGGAGCTGGTAAATCAACCTTAATTAAAATCATTTCAGATATTATTCATCCAAGTTCGGGAGCAGTATTTCTTAATGGAAAGAAAATTACGGATATGAAAAAGGAAATCGGTTATTTGCCTCAATATCCAAATTTCTTTCCATGGATGACAGCATTTGAAACACTGATGTTTATGGGAGAGCTGTCAGGAATGAAAAAAGAGTCGTTAAAAAAGGAGATACCGCTCCTTTTAACTAAAGTTGGCTTAAAGGAAGACAGCAACGCTCGGGTTAGAACATTTTCCGGCGGCATGAAACAAAGATTGGGAATTGCCCAAGCTTTGCTGCATAAACCTTCTCTTATTGTAATGGATGAACCTGTATCCTCATTAGATCCCATTGGCAGAAGAGAGGTAATCAATATCATTCAAGCTATCAAAAAAGACACCACCATTCTTTTGTCGACACATATCTTAAACGATGCAGAAGATATCTGTGAAAGATTTGTGATTATTAAGGATGGCCAAAAGATTGAAGATACTAAAAAAGAAGCTTTATTGAATAAGCACAGCCGCAATAGCATCTTAATGGAAATAACTTCTGCAAGTCTCAGCTGGCTGGAGATTGTGAAAGGTTTGGATTATGTTAAAGGTGCAGAGGCAGTCGGTACTACTGTGAAAATCGAAGTGGATAATATTCTCGTCAATAAAAATATGCTATTAGCAAGTGCATTAGAAAATAATGTAGATATTTTAAAATTTGAAATAGATAACGATACACTAGAAGAAATATTCCTTAAGCTGGTGGTGTAA
- a CDS encoding ABC transporter permease subunit, translating to MNNVAILSKKEFVQMIRDFKIVWFPLVFILLGMMQPVLSYYLPALLKAMGGDQGITIDPSFFEQLKGGEVLATTLESQFDQLGLLIIVISLMGAVQSDKANGMLAFILTRPVSVSQYIGAKVLSNYWFVAACVAIGYLASYAYVNLLFSNVSFADMLLALLFYLVWVLFIISFTTMFSTLFNNQGIIALLSIVLLLLCRSLVGINSFVDLINPAMMSAHAVEILMTGIIHSKLTANLLITLILCFAAILISKDWIAKKKYDNS from the coding sequence ATGAATAATGTTGCGATATTATCAAAAAAAGAATTTGTTCAAATGATTCGTGATTTCAAAATAGTTTGGTTCCCGCTTGTGTTTATCCTTTTAGGAATGATGCAACCGGTCCTCAGCTACTACTTGCCTGCTCTATTAAAAGCCATGGGAGGAGATCAAGGAATAACGATTGACCCGAGCTTTTTTGAACAGCTAAAAGGGGGAGAGGTGCTAGCGACTACACTTGAGTCACAGTTTGATCAATTAGGGCTATTAATTATCGTCATTTCCTTAATGGGTGCCGTGCAATCTGACAAAGCAAATGGCATGTTAGCCTTTATTTTGACAAGACCAGTCAGTGTGTCTCAATACATTGGCGCAAAGGTCCTCTCTAATTATTGGTTTGTTGCAGCGTGTGTCGCAATAGGATACCTCGCCTCATATGCATATGTGAACCTTTTATTTTCCAATGTCAGCTTTGCTGATATGTTATTAGCACTGCTGTTTTATTTAGTATGGGTATTATTCATTATTTCCTTTACGACCATGTTTAGCACGTTATTTAACAATCAAGGTATTATTGCATTACTGTCTATTGTTCTTTTATTATTATGCAGATCTCTCGTTGGCATTAATTCTTTTGTAGATCTAATTAACCCAGCAATGATGAGTGCACATGCTGTTGAAATCCTTATGACAGGAATCATCCATTCTAAATTAACAGCAAACTTACTCATTACCTTGATTTTATGTTTTGCAGCAATACTGATATCGAAAGATTGGATTGCAAAGAAGAAATACGACAATTCTTAA
- a CDS encoding Lrp/AsnC family transcriptional regulator, with the protein MSSNYSVPNLVLDEIDKTILSMLHENSRISYTDIAKEVDLSRVAVQMRINNLTEKGVIEKFTTVINPTKIGIHVSAFFNVEVEPQHLEEVAAKLAEEHSVTSLYHMTGPSKLHMHGIFGDNQEMEKFLTEKLYPLKGVVSVDCQILIKRYKSRMGMKL; encoded by the coding sequence TTGTCTTCCAATTATAGCGTTCCAAATTTAGTGCTCGATGAAATAGATAAAACCATCTTATCTATGCTGCATGAGAACAGCCGCATTTCTTACACAGATATCGCAAAAGAAGTTGATTTATCAAGGGTTGCTGTGCAAATGCGTATTAACAACCTAACAGAGAAAGGCGTAATCGAAAAATTTACAACGGTGATTAATCCAACTAAAATCGGTATTCATGTATCTGCGTTTTTTAATGTAGAGGTAGAGCCCCAGCATTTAGAAGAAGTAGCAGCAAAGCTTGCTGAAGAACATTCTGTTACTAGCTTGTATCATATGACAGGACCTAGTAAATTACATATGCATGGTATCTTTGGTGATAATCAAGAAATGGAAAAGTTTTTGACCGAAAAACTTTATCCGCTAAAAGGAGTAGTTAGTGTCGATTGCCAAATTCTGATTAAAAGATACAAAAGCAGAATGGGAATGAAACTGTAA
- a CDS encoding nitrate/nitrite transporter, with amino-acid sequence MGTLRSVQLFLQTSSLIAGFMVWVLISSLIPLIKEDIPLTDGQTALVTAVPVILGSLLRIPIGYFTNRFGARIIHIISFILLMLPVFLISKADSMADLIIGGLFIGIGGAVFSVGVTSIPKYYPKENHGFVNGIYGLGNAGTAISTFAAPVVAKSIGWTQTVQLYLILLLVFAALNIFFGDRKERKVTVSLIEQVKGVYKNSTLWFISLFYFITFGAFVAFTVYLPNFLTTHFGLDSVDAGLRTAGFIVLATLMRPTGGWLADRFNPYKILMIVFLGLAFSGVLLSFSPSIGLYSVGVLTIALSAGIGNGTIFKLVPLYFSKQAGIVNGIVSAMGGLGGFFPPLVLSFVLNATGHYSIGFMAISEFALVSFVIVVWLFYKDNLFIEKQIINETKEAILITNPHGIIEDINLSFSTLTGYSKDEVIGKNPNILQSGKHDDVFYQHMWNMIKQKGYWEGEICNKRKNGELYQQWMTISAIKSKSGEVKKYVGMLNDLAVKS; translated from the coding sequence ATGGGTACACTTAGAAGCGTACAATTATTTCTCCAAACATCAAGTTTAATTGCAGGATTTATGGTATGGGTTCTTATATCCTCACTCATTCCACTCATAAAAGAGGATATTCCGCTGACAGACGGCCAGACGGCATTAGTGACAGCTGTCCCTGTTATTTTAGGATCATTATTGCGGATACCAATCGGATATTTCACCAACCGGTTTGGTGCAAGGATCATTCATATCATTAGTTTTATTCTGCTGATGCTTCCTGTCTTCTTAATAAGTAAAGCGGATTCAATGGCTGATTTAATTATAGGAGGATTATTTATTGGTATAGGCGGAGCTGTATTTTCAGTTGGGGTTACCTCGATTCCTAAATACTATCCAAAAGAAAATCATGGATTTGTAAATGGTATTTACGGCTTAGGAAATGCAGGTACGGCAATCAGTACATTTGCGGCACCAGTGGTGGCAAAATCAATTGGCTGGACGCAAACGGTTCAGTTATATTTAATACTTTTGCTTGTATTTGCCGCATTAAATATCTTCTTCGGTGACCGCAAAGAACGAAAAGTAACAGTTTCATTAATAGAACAAGTGAAAGGCGTATATAAAAACTCTACGCTATGGTTTATTAGTTTATTTTATTTCATTACTTTCGGTGCTTTTGTTGCCTTTACTGTTTATTTACCAAACTTTTTGACAACCCATTTTGGATTAGACAGTGTTGACGCAGGGTTACGAACAGCAGGCTTCATTGTTTTAGCAACTTTGATGCGTCCAACTGGCGGGTGGTTAGCAGATCGATTTAATCCATACAAAATATTAATGATTGTATTTCTTGGGCTGGCATTTTCAGGCGTGCTCCTTTCATTCTCCCCGTCCATTGGTCTCTATTCTGTTGGTGTATTGACAATCGCGTTATCTGCTGGGATAGGAAATGGAACGATATTCAAGCTAGTGCCGCTTTATTTTTCGAAACAAGCTGGCATCGTAAACGGAATTGTGTCGGCAATGGGTGGTTTAGGCGGCTTCTTCCCGCCGCTTGTTCTGTCGTTTGTTCTTAATGCAACTGGTCACTATTCAATTGGATTTATGGCTATTTCAGAATTTGCCTTAGTCAGCTTTGTTATTGTAGTATGGCTATTTTATAAGGATAATCTTTTCATTGAAAAACAAATCATCAATGAAACGAAGGAAGCTATTTTAATTACTAATCCTCATGGAATTATCGAAGATATTAATCTATCATTCTCCACATTAACTGGTTACTCAAAAGACGAGGTAATCGGCAAAAATCCAAATATCCTGCAGTCAGGAAAACATGATGACGTTTTTTATCAGCACATGTGGAATATGATTAAACAAAAAGGCTACTGGGAAGGGGAAATTTGCAATAAGCGTAAAAACGGTGAACTGTACCAGCAATGGATGACGATAAGCGCCATTAAAAGCAAATCTGGCGAAGTTAAAAAATATGTTGGTATGTTAAATGATTTAGCAGTTAAAAGCTAG
- a CDS encoding nitrate reductase subunit alpha — MAKRTKKLNFFKKTEKFNGNWSVLQETDREWENIYRGRWAHDKEVRTTHGVNCTGSCSWKVFVKSGIITWENQATDYPSCGPDMPEFEPRGCPRGASFSWYEYSPLRIKFPYMRGRLWKMWQEALQHYQDPVKAWGSIVEDKEKADSYKKLRGKGGMIRVTFEEAYQMISAMLIYTIKKYGPDRIAGFSPIPAMSMISYAAGSRFLSLIGGELLSFYDWYADLPPASPQIWGEQTDVPESSDWYNAGYIMMWGSNVPLTRTPDAHFMAEVRYKGAKVVSVAPDYAESVKFADNWLAPHPGTDAALAQAMTHVILKEFYINRKEEAFINYAKKYTDLPFLLKLEPTSDGKFKAGRFLRAEELNNDGNMVNGAWKPVLLDEDSNRIVVPNGTIGQRWNDNEKWNLKLETERGEAISPLLSTFSQENAEKVKIQFPLFESSGNKVFDRPISAIPILLADGSTGFAATVYDVMLAQYGVSEDPAVLIEDDIYTPAWQEPITGVKASIVEQIAKEFAQNSIDTQGRSMIIMGAGINHWYNSDTIYRAILNLVILTASEGVNGGGWAHYVGQEKCRPYEGWGTIAFAKDWQAPPRQQNGTSFFYFTSDQWRYEEEELGNKLYASPLVKDITYKHPADYNVLAARLGWLPSYPQFNKNSLNFAKNNKNPEDIIPNLVKELKSGETSFAIEDPDNPVNFPRGLFVWRSNLMSSSSKGQEYFMKHLLGTTENVLASPSHSFKPEEVKWHEEEQTGKVDLLVTLDFRMTATPMYSDIILPAATWYEKEDLSSTDMHPFVHPFNKAVDPVWESKSDWNIFKGLAKSFTEMAQSQFDAPEIDVVSVPLNHDAPSEIAQPYGLVKDWKKGEIDAIPGKTMPNFTLVERDYRQIYDKFITLGPKVGTYPTGAHGVNYKTTEQYEELKQSLGTYDDDTIKNGLPIIADEKKVANSILALSSATNGELAVRAWETMEEKTGMPLKDIAIKRQGEKMTFESVTVQPREVIPTPIFTGSNNDGKRYSPFTTNIERLVPFRTLTGRQHFYLDHELFFEYGENLPVYKPTLPQIIFDEQDKMPAAEANLILRYMTPHGKWNIHSMYQDNQHMLTLFRGGPTVWISDIDAKNAEIKDNDWLEVFNRNGVTVARAVVSHRMPRGSMFMYHAQDRHINMPGSKLTGNRPGSHNGPTRIHVKPTQMVGGYAQLSYGFNYYGPIGNQRDLYVVVRKLKEVDWLED, encoded by the coding sequence ATGGCTAAACGGACAAAGAAATTAAACTTTTTTAAGAAAACAGAAAAATTTAATGGTAACTGGTCTGTTTTACAAGAAACAGACCGCGAATGGGAAAATATTTACCGGGGGAGATGGGCGCATGACAAAGAAGTGCGGACAACTCATGGTGTTAACTGCACAGGTTCATGCAGCTGGAAGGTCTTCGTTAAGAGCGGCATTATTACATGGGAAAATCAAGCAACAGATTATCCAAGCTGCGGACCTGATATGCCGGAGTTTGAACCAAGGGGCTGTCCGCGGGGAGCAAGCTTTTCTTGGTATGAGTACAGCCCGCTGCGCATTAAATTTCCATATATGCGAGGACGGCTTTGGAAAATGTGGCAAGAAGCATTACAACATTATCAAGATCCTGTCAAAGCATGGGGAAGTATAGTCGAGGATAAAGAAAAAGCAGACTCTTATAAGAAGCTTAGAGGAAAGGGCGGCATGATTCGCGTTACATTTGAAGAAGCGTATCAAATGATTTCCGCTATGCTTATTTATACGATAAAAAAATATGGACCTGACCGAATTGCTGGGTTTTCCCCTATTCCTGCGATGTCCATGATCAGCTATGCTGCAGGCAGCCGTTTTTTAAGCTTGATCGGAGGAGAGCTACTAAGCTTCTATGATTGGTATGCAGACTTACCGCCTGCTTCTCCGCAAATATGGGGGGAACAAACAGATGTACCAGAATCTAGTGATTGGTATAACGCCGGTTATATCATGATGTGGGGCTCGAATGTTCCATTAACACGAACACCAGATGCGCATTTTATGGCAGAGGTGCGCTATAAAGGTGCAAAAGTTGTTTCTGTGGCGCCTGACTATGCAGAAAGTGTTAAATTCGCAGACAACTGGCTAGCTCCTCACCCAGGAACAGATGCAGCCTTGGCACAAGCGATGACACATGTAATTCTGAAGGAATTTTATATAAACCGGAAAGAAGAGGCATTCATTAACTATGCAAAAAAATATACAGATTTACCATTTTTGTTAAAGCTGGAGCCAACTAGTGACGGCAAGTTTAAAGCAGGCCGATTTCTTCGAGCAGAAGAGCTGAATAACGATGGCAACATGGTTAATGGCGCATGGAAACCAGTTCTTTTAGATGAAGATTCCAATCGCATTGTAGTGCCAAATGGAACGATTGGCCAGCGTTGGAATGATAACGAAAAATGGAATTTAAAGCTGGAAACAGAAAGAGGAGAAGCAATTTCGCCCTTATTATCTACTTTTTCACAAGAGAATGCAGAAAAAGTAAAGATACAATTTCCGTTATTTGAATCAAGTGGAAATAAAGTTTTTGACCGGCCAATTTCCGCTATTCCGATTTTATTAGCAGATGGTTCCACCGGGTTTGCTGCAACTGTTTATGATGTCATGCTTGCCCAATATGGTGTTTCAGAAGATCCGGCGGTCCTAATTGAAGATGATATTTACACGCCAGCCTGGCAGGAGCCGATTACTGGAGTTAAAGCAAGCATCGTCGAGCAAATAGCAAAAGAATTTGCCCAAAACTCGATTGACACACAAGGTCGCTCGATGATCATCATGGGGGCTGGAATCAATCATTGGTACAACAGTGATACGATTTACCGAGCCATTTTGAACTTAGTTATTTTAACAGCATCTGAGGGAGTTAACGGAGGTGGCTGGGCTCATTATGTTGGTCAGGAGAAATGCCGTCCGTATGAAGGCTGGGGAACGATAGCCTTTGCGAAGGACTGGCAGGCACCGCCTCGTCAGCAAAATGGAACATCCTTCTTCTATTTTACATCTGATCAGTGGCGATATGAGGAAGAAGAGCTAGGCAACAAACTATATGCTTCACCGCTTGTGAAGGATATAACATATAAACATCCAGCTGATTATAATGTGCTTGCTGCCAGATTAGGCTGGTTGCCTTCTTACCCGCAGTTTAATAAAAACTCATTAAACTTTGCGAAAAACAATAAAAATCCGGAAGACATCATTCCTAATTTGGTAAAGGAATTAAAGTCAGGAGAAACATCCTTTGCTATTGAAGACCCTGATAATCCAGTGAACTTTCCGCGTGGTTTATTTGTTTGGCGCTCCAATTTAATGTCCAGCTCCAGTAAGGGGCAGGAATATTTTATGAAGCATCTGCTTGGCACGACTGAAAATGTGTTAGCTTCTCCAAGTCATAGCTTTAAACCAGAGGAAGTGAAATGGCATGAGGAGGAACAAACAGGCAAAGTTGATTTATTAGTTACATTGGATTTCCGTATGACTGCAACTCCGATGTACTCCGATATTATTCTGCCAGCAGCAACCTGGTATGAAAAGGAAGACTTAAGCAGTACAGATATGCATCCATTCGTTCATCCCTTTAATAAAGCAGTTGATCCTGTCTGGGAGTCTAAATCAGACTGGAACATATTTAAGGGACTTGCGAAATCTTTTACAGAAATGGCTCAGTCCCAGTTTGATGCTCCTGAGATTGATGTAGTGTCCGTTCCGCTCAACCATGATGCACCTTCGGAAATAGCGCAGCCATATGGATTAGTGAAGGATTGGAAAAAAGGCGAAATCGATGCAATCCCTGGCAAGACCATGCCAAACTTTACACTGGTAGAACGTGATTATCGGCAAATTTATGACAAGTTTATCACATTAGGACCAAAAGTTGGTACGTACCCAACAGGGGCCCATGGTGTTAATTACAAAACAACTGAACAATATGAGGAATTAAAACAATCGTTAGGCACTTATGATGATGATACAATCAAAAACGGTTTGCCAATCATTGCCGATGAAAAAAAAGTCGCCAACAGTATATTAGCACTATCAAGTGCAACTAACGGAGAGTTAGCTGTTAGAGCGTGGGAAACGATGGAAGAGAAAACAGGCATGCCGTTAAAGGATATTGCAATAAAACGGCAAGGTGAAAAAATGACGTTCGAAAGTGTGACCGTCCAGCCAAGAGAGGTTATTCCAACACCAATTTTCACCGGTTCTAATAATGATGGCAAACGATACTCACCTTTTACAACAAATATCGAAAGGCTTGTGCCTTTTCGAACATTGACAGGACGTCAGCATTTTTATCTCGATCATGAATTGTTCTTTGAATATGGCGAGAACTTACCAGTCTATAAACCGACATTGCCGCAAATTATTTTTGATGAACAGGATAAAATGCCGGCAGCTGAAGCTAACTTAATTCTTCGATACATGACACCACATGGTAAATGGAATATCCACAGTATGTATCAGGATAATCAGCATATGCTTACTCTCTTCCGCGGTGGTCCTACTGTCTGGATAAGTGATATAGATGCAAAGAACGCTGAAATTAAAGATAATGATTGGCTTGAAGTATTTAATCGCAATGGTGTAACAGTTGCCAGAGCGGTCGTTAGTCACCGCATGCCGCGGGGGTCTATGTTTATGTATCATGCTCAGGACCGCCACATTAATATGCCTGGTTCAAAGCTTACAGGAAATCGCCCGGGAAGTCACAATGGACCAACAAGAATACATGTAAAACCAACACAAATGGTAGGCGGATATGCACAGCTTAGCTACGGGTTTAACTATTATGGTCCGATTGGCAATCAACGTGACTTGTATGTTGTTGTTCGGAAGCTGAAGGAGGTCGACTGGCTTGAAGATTAA
- the narH gene encoding nitrate reductase subunit beta → MKIKAQIAMVLNLDKCIGCHTCSVTCKNTWTNRPGAEYMWFNNVETKPGIGYPKRWEDQEHYKGGWELNKKGKLQLKSGSKINKVATGKIFYNPDMPKLDDYYEPWTYSYDNLFSPKERAQQPVARPQSLISGKEMEIEWGPNWEDDLAGAPETAPLDPNIQKIEEEIKLNFDHAFMTYLPRLCEHCLNPACVASCPSGAMYKRDEDGIVLVNQEECRSWRFCMSGCPYKKVYFNWKTSKAEKCTFCFPRIENGLPTVCSETCTGRIRYLGVLLYDADRVEEAASVSNETDLYKAQLELFLDPNDPEIISQARKDGVAESFIEAAQHSPIYKMAIEYKIAFPLHPEYRTLPMVWYVPPLSPIMSYFEGKDSIQNPDMIFPAIEEMRIPVSYIASMLTAGDTDVITLALQKMAMMRQYMRAVSANKEFDTSRLERVGLTEKTTKEMYRLLAIAKYEDRFVIPTSHKEAYLDPYTEQGTSGFSACNGCSLSGGGMGANNNPPVDTTNQSLYEKNFYGGIWRD, encoded by the coding sequence TTGAAGATTAAAGCACAAATCGCAATGGTATTAAATTTAGATAAATGCATCGGCTGTCATACATGCAGTGTTACATGTAAAAATACATGGACAAATCGGCCAGGTGCGGAATATATGTGGTTCAACAATGTTGAAACAAAACCAGGGATAGGCTACCCAAAGCGCTGGGAAGACCAGGAGCATTATAAGGGTGGCTGGGAGTTGAATAAAAAAGGAAAGCTGCAGCTTAAGTCCGGCTCGAAAATCAATAAAGTAGCAACAGGGAAAATATTTTACAATCCAGATATGCCGAAGCTTGATGATTATTATGAACCGTGGACTTATTCATATGATAACCTTTTCTCGCCGAAGGAACGTGCACAGCAGCCTGTTGCACGTCCCCAATCATTAATAAGCGGCAAGGAAATGGAAATTGAGTGGGGACCGAACTGGGAAGATGATTTAGCAGGGGCTCCTGAAACAGCACCGCTTGACCCGAACATCCAAAAAATCGAAGAAGAAATCAAATTGAACTTTGACCATGCTTTTATGACGTATCTGCCAAGATTATGTGAGCATTGCTTAAACCCAGCTTGCGTTGCTTCCTGTCCAAGCGGAGCTATGTATAAACGGGACGAAGATGGGATTGTGCTAGTCAATCAAGAAGAATGCCGCAGCTGGCGCTTCTGTATGTCAGGCTGTCCCTATAAAAAAGTGTATTTTAACTGGAAAACAAGCAAAGCAGAAAAATGTACGTTTTGTTTTCCAAGAATTGAAAATGGACTTCCGACCGTATGCTCTGAAACATGCACAGGACGTATTCGCTATCTAGGCGTTCTTTTATATGATGCAGATCGTGTGGAAGAAGCGGCATCTGTCAGCAATGAAACAGATTTATATAAAGCACAGCTGGAGCTGTTTTTAGACCCAAATGATCCAGAGATAATCAGTCAGGCCAGAAAAGATGGGGTAGCAGAGTCCTTTATTGAAGCAGCACAACATTCACCAATCTATAAAATGGCGATTGAATATAAAATTGCCTTCCCATTGCATCCAGAGTATCGGACATTGCCAATGGTTTGGTATGTGCCGCCCCTTTCCCCGATAATGAGCTATTTCGAAGGCAAGGATTCCATTCAAAATCCGGATATGATTTTCCCGGCTATTGAAGAAATGCGCATTCCTGTCAGTTATATTGCCAGCATGCTGACTGCAGGTGACACGGATGTAATAACACTTGCTTTGCAGAAGATGGCTATGATGCGTCAATATATGCGGGCTGTTTCTGCTAATAAAGAATTTGATACCTCCCGATTAGAACGTGTCGGGTTAACGGAAAAAACGACGAAGGAAATGTATCGTTTACTTGCCATAGCAAAATATGAAGATCGTTTTGTTATTCCAACTTCACATAAAGAAGCATACTTAGATCCCTATACAGAACAAGGCACCTCAGGTTTTAGTGCATGCAATGGCTGCTCTTTGTCTGGGGGCGGTATGGGAGCAAACAACAACCCACCAGTCGACACAACAAATCAAAGCTTATATGAAAAGAATTTTTATGGAGGGATATGGCGTGATTAA
- the narJ gene encoding nitrate reductase molybdenum cofactor assembly chaperone, with the protein MINQCEFEKYRPILQEFSLMLLYPQERRLKQQDFPLIELYSESNKQISENMNRFFDYISELTLLQQQEYYVQTFDFSKKTPLHMTYVKYEDAKERGQILVQLKLMYAMCGLELDSKELSDYLPLMLEFLANGEWIHNNRLQKWQLLFAIVEDGTYFLQEELKQKDNPYQYVIQAVRLSLKACMESEREATIQ; encoded by the coding sequence GTGATTAATCAATGTGAATTTGAAAAATACAGACCCATACTCCAAGAATTTAGTTTGATGCTGCTTTATCCCCAAGAAAGACGGCTAAAGCAGCAGGATTTTCCTTTAATAGAGTTATATAGTGAAAGCAATAAACAAATATCGGAAAATATGAATCGTTTTTTTGACTATATAAGCGAATTAACTCTGCTCCAGCAGCAAGAGTATTATGTGCAAACATTCGACTTCAGTAAAAAAACACCACTTCACATGACTTATGTAAAATATGAAGATGCCAAAGAAAGAGGGCAAATACTTGTCCAATTAAAATTGATGTACGCCATGTGCGGGTTAGAATTGGACTCAAAAGAGCTATCCGATTACTTACCTTTAATGCTAGAGTTTTTAGCAAATGGAGAATGGATACACAATAATCGTCTTCAGAAATGGCAGCTATTATTCGCGATAGTGGAGGATGGAACGTATTTTCTCCAGGAAGAATTGAAACAAAAAGACAATCCGTATCAGTATGTGATTCAAGCTGTTCGGCTTTCTTTAAAAGCATGTATGGAGTCAGAGAGGGAGGCGACTATACAATGA